The following coding sequences lie in one Apus apus isolate bApuApu2 chromosome 16, bApuApu2.pri.cur, whole genome shotgun sequence genomic window:
- the SSH1 gene encoding protein phosphatase Slingshot homolog 1 isoform X4, producing the protein MALVTLQRSPTPSAASSASTSELEVASDEERKLNVSLSESFFMVKGAALFLQQGNSAQGQRSLQHPHKHAGDLPQHLQVMINLLRCEDRIKLAVRLESVWTDRVRYMVVVYSSGRQDTEENILLGVDFSSKESKSCTIGMVLRLWSDTKIHLDGDGGFSVSTAGRMHIFKPVSVQAMWSALQILHKACEVARRYNYFPGGMALVWATYYESCISSDQSCINEWNAMQDLESTRPDSPALFVDKPTERERTERLIKAKLRSIMMSKDLENVTSKEIRNELEKHMNCNLKEFKEFIDNEMLLILGQMDKPSLIFDHLYLGSEWNASNLEELQGSGIDYILNVTREIDNFFPGLFAYHNIRVYDEETTDLLAHWNEAYHFINKAKKNHSKCLVHCKMGVSRSASTVIAYAMKEFGWSLEKAYGYVKQKRSIARPNAGFMRQLLEYEGILDASKQRHNKLWKQQAESNLPQHADGTAGSGSFLLESLDIDLENRLAELEAPAPPAYLDNRGTAGPVGFNYCFRRLSDTLLENKIPRDRESFFHVEELERDALEERAASLVGQPAQGRLLETAKALEMAEPLEELSSFTEKEVKKKLDFSPRKGRIVLGPGEPGEEGVREEHPMEKWKRRLSVHKEESRLNRENLNNNNSKRSCPEDFEFHLTWIKPFIP; encoded by the exons CCTCAGCGAGAGCTTTTTCATGGTGAAAGGTGCAGCCCTTTTCTTGCAGCAAGGAAACAGCGCCCAGGGCCAGAGAAGTCTCCAGCATCCTCACAAACATGCAG gTGATTTGCCCCAACACCTCCAGGTGATGATCAACCTCCTTCGCTGTGAGGACAGGATCAAACTG GCTGTCCGTTTGGAAAGTGTGTGGACAGACCGAGTGCGGTACATGGTGGTGGTGTACAGCAGCGGCCGGCAGGACACGGAGGAGAACATTCTGCTGGGGGTGGATTTCTCCAGCAAGGAGAG TAAAAGCTGCACTATAGGAATGGTTCTTCGCCTGTGGAGTGATACTAAAATCCATCTTGATGGTGATGG tGGCTTCAGCGTGAGCACTGCAGGGAGGATGCACATCTTCAAGCCAGTGTCAGTGCAAGCCATGTG GTCTGCTTTACAGATCCTCCATAAAGCCTGCGAAGTTGCCAGAAGGTACAACTACTTCCCTGGTGGGATGGCCTTGGTCTGGGCCACCTACTATGAGAGCTGCATCAGCTCTGACCAGAGCTGCATCAACGAGTGGAATGCCATGCAGGACCTGGAGTCCACCCGCCCCGACTCTCCAGCCCTCTTTGTTGACAA GCCAACTGAGCGGGAACGGACAGAGCGGCTCATTAAAGCCAAGCTCCGGAGCATCATGATGAGCAAAGACCTGGAAAATGTGACTTCCAAGGAG atacGAAATGAGCTGGAGAAGCACATGAATTGCAACTTGAAGGAATTCAAGGAATTTATAGACAATGAAATGCTGCTTATCCTGGGTCAGATGGACAAACCATCTCTGATTTTTGATCATTTATATCTG GGGTCTGAGTGGAATGCCTCCAACCTcgaggagctgcagggctcgGG cATCGACTACATTCTGAACGTCACCCGGGAAATCGACAACTTCTTCCCCGGGCTGTTCGCCTACCACAACATCCGGGTGTATGACGAGGAGACCACGGACCTGCTGGCCCACTGGAACGAGGCTTACCACTTcatcaacaaggccaa GAAGAATCACTCCAAGTGCCTGGTGCACTGCAAGATGGGCGTGAGCCGCTCGGCCTCCACGGTGATCGCCTACGCCATGAAGGAGTTTGGCTGGTCCCTGGAGAAGGCCTATGGTTACGTGAAGCAGAAGCGCAGCATTGCGAGGCCCAACGCAGGCTTCatgaggcagctgctggagtaTGAAGGCATTTTAGATGCCAG CAAGCAGCGCCACAACAAGCTctggaagcagcaggcagagagcaaCCTGCCCCAGCACGCTGACGGCACCGCGGGGTCGGGCAGCTTTTTGCTGGAGAGCTTGGATATCGACCTGGAAAACcggctggcagagctggaggcgCCCGCGCCGCCCGCCTACCTGGACAACCGCGGCACGGCGGGGCCCGTGGGCTTCAACTACTGCTTCCGCCGCCTCTCGGACACGCTGCTGGAGAACAAGATCCCCAGGGACAGGGAGAGCTTTTTCCACGTGGAGGAGCTGGAGCGGGATGCCCTGGAGGAGCGCGCCGCCTCGCTGGTgggacagcctgcccagggGAGGCTGCTGGAGACGGCCAAGGCCCTGGAGATGGCAGAGCcgctggaggagctgagcagcttcACCGAGAAGGAGGTGAAGAAGAAACTGGACTTCAGCCCCAGGAAGGGAAGGATAGTGCTGGGCCCCGGGGAGCCAGGGGAGGAGGGTGTCAGGGAGGAACATCCGATGGAGAAGTGGAAGCGGCGCTTGTCCGTGCACAAGGAGGAGAGCAGGCTTAATAGAGAGAACTTgaataacaacaacagcaaaaggagTTGCCCAGAGGATTTTGAG TTTCATTTGACTTGGATAAAGCCTTTCATTCCATGA
- the SSH1 gene encoding protein phosphatase Slingshot homolog 1 isoform X5: MALVTLQRSPTPSAASSASTSELEVASDEERKLNVSLSESFFMVKGAALFLQQGNSAQGQRSLQHPHKHAGDLPQHLQVMINLLRCEDRIKLAVRLESVWTDRVRYMVVVYSSGRQDTEENILLGVDFSSKESKSCTIGMVLRLWSDTKIHLDGDGGFSVSTAGRMHIFKPVSVQAMWSALQILHKACEVARRYNYFPGGMALVWATYYESCISSDQSCINEWNAMQDLESTRPDSPALFVDKPTERERTERLIKAKLRSIMMSKDLENVTSKEIRNELEKHMNCNLKEFKEFIDNEMLLILGQMDKPSLIFDHLYLGSEWNASNLEELQGSGIDYILNVTREIDNFFPGLFAYHNIRVYDEETTDLLAHWNEAYHFINKAKKNHSKCLVHCKMGVSRSASTVIAYAMKEFGWSLEKAYGYVKQKRSIARPNAGFMRQLLEYEGILDASKQRHNKLWKQQAESNLPQHADGTAGSGSFLLESLDIDLENRLAELEAPAPPAYLDNRGTAGPVGFNYCFRRLSDTLLENKIPRDRESFFHVEELERDALEERAASLVGQPAQGRLLETAKALEMAEPLEELSSFTEKEVKKKLDFSPRKGRIVLGPGEPGEEGVREEHPMEKWKRRLSVHKEESRLNRENLNNNNSKRSCPEDFEHSFI, encoded by the exons CCTCAGCGAGAGCTTTTTCATGGTGAAAGGTGCAGCCCTTTTCTTGCAGCAAGGAAACAGCGCCCAGGGCCAGAGAAGTCTCCAGCATCCTCACAAACATGCAG gTGATTTGCCCCAACACCTCCAGGTGATGATCAACCTCCTTCGCTGTGAGGACAGGATCAAACTG GCTGTCCGTTTGGAAAGTGTGTGGACAGACCGAGTGCGGTACATGGTGGTGGTGTACAGCAGCGGCCGGCAGGACACGGAGGAGAACATTCTGCTGGGGGTGGATTTCTCCAGCAAGGAGAG TAAAAGCTGCACTATAGGAATGGTTCTTCGCCTGTGGAGTGATACTAAAATCCATCTTGATGGTGATGG tGGCTTCAGCGTGAGCACTGCAGGGAGGATGCACATCTTCAAGCCAGTGTCAGTGCAAGCCATGTG GTCTGCTTTACAGATCCTCCATAAAGCCTGCGAAGTTGCCAGAAGGTACAACTACTTCCCTGGTGGGATGGCCTTGGTCTGGGCCACCTACTATGAGAGCTGCATCAGCTCTGACCAGAGCTGCATCAACGAGTGGAATGCCATGCAGGACCTGGAGTCCACCCGCCCCGACTCTCCAGCCCTCTTTGTTGACAA GCCAACTGAGCGGGAACGGACAGAGCGGCTCATTAAAGCCAAGCTCCGGAGCATCATGATGAGCAAAGACCTGGAAAATGTGACTTCCAAGGAG atacGAAATGAGCTGGAGAAGCACATGAATTGCAACTTGAAGGAATTCAAGGAATTTATAGACAATGAAATGCTGCTTATCCTGGGTCAGATGGACAAACCATCTCTGATTTTTGATCATTTATATCTG GGGTCTGAGTGGAATGCCTCCAACCTcgaggagctgcagggctcgGG cATCGACTACATTCTGAACGTCACCCGGGAAATCGACAACTTCTTCCCCGGGCTGTTCGCCTACCACAACATCCGGGTGTATGACGAGGAGACCACGGACCTGCTGGCCCACTGGAACGAGGCTTACCACTTcatcaacaaggccaa GAAGAATCACTCCAAGTGCCTGGTGCACTGCAAGATGGGCGTGAGCCGCTCGGCCTCCACGGTGATCGCCTACGCCATGAAGGAGTTTGGCTGGTCCCTGGAGAAGGCCTATGGTTACGTGAAGCAGAAGCGCAGCATTGCGAGGCCCAACGCAGGCTTCatgaggcagctgctggagtaTGAAGGCATTTTAGATGCCAG CAAGCAGCGCCACAACAAGCTctggaagcagcaggcagagagcaaCCTGCCCCAGCACGCTGACGGCACCGCGGGGTCGGGCAGCTTTTTGCTGGAGAGCTTGGATATCGACCTGGAAAACcggctggcagagctggaggcgCCCGCGCCGCCCGCCTACCTGGACAACCGCGGCACGGCGGGGCCCGTGGGCTTCAACTACTGCTTCCGCCGCCTCTCGGACACGCTGCTGGAGAACAAGATCCCCAGGGACAGGGAGAGCTTTTTCCACGTGGAGGAGCTGGAGCGGGATGCCCTGGAGGAGCGCGCCGCCTCGCTGGTgggacagcctgcccagggGAGGCTGCTGGAGACGGCCAAGGCCCTGGAGATGGCAGAGCcgctggaggagctgagcagcttcACCGAGAAGGAGGTGAAGAAGAAACTGGACTTCAGCCCCAGGAAGGGAAGGATAGTGCTGGGCCCCGGGGAGCCAGGGGAGGAGGGTGTCAGGGAGGAACATCCGATGGAGAAGTGGAAGCGGCGCTTGTCCGTGCACAAGGAGGAGAGCAGGCTTAATAGAGAGAACTTgaataacaacaacagcaaaaggagTTGCCCAGAGGATTTTGAG CACAGTTTCATTTGA